TACAGGGAGGTATATGTAGTAGGGATGAGTTTTAGCAAAGAAGAAAAAACTTTAATTGAGTTTGAGTGGGAAAGGGTATGATTTCAGATAGTACTGTTACTGTTTTTACCATCAAGTTTTAAGTATGAAGATTGCTTATTGATGGTTATAAACATAATTGCTCGCATATGCTATCGTTTTAATCAGTAAACTCCACAACAGTTTTTATAGCCTTATGTGCTCCTTTGTTGGCATTAACCTCTATCATTTTTTTGTATTGCTCAATGCTAAAAGTGTGCGTGACCATTGATTCTATATCAGGTATTTTCTTCATAAATTCCAATGATTTTTCAAAGATATGCTTTTGCCTACCACCTTCTTTTATGTACCCATAACCGTATACACCTTTGACAGTGATAAGTTTGAGCCATAGTGGTGTTGGATCAAAAGAAAGATGAGCGGTAATTCCAACTAGACTTACGACACCCCCAGCGCGCGTAATGTTTAATGCCATAGAAAATGTTTTTGATGTACCTACGGTATCAAATACCTTATCAAAGCCTCCCTGCATAATTGATGGTCCCATCATGGGTTTGTANATTTCAGCATTGGTGTATTGAGCTACGTGAGTATCATTGTGTAGCACTACATTAGCTCCATATTCAATAGCCTTTTCTTGGTGGAAGGCAGAAGGTTCAATAATAGCTACAGTAGATTTTATGTTCAAAGCTCTGAGTGCACGGATAAGCATAAGTCCTATTACGCCACATCCAATGATGCATATTGTATCAGTATTTTCTGGTTTATTGTCATACAATGCCTGGAGTGCCACGCTGAATGGCTCAACCAATACAGCTGCTTTCATGCTTACATTTTGTGGTATAGCAAAAAGCTGTGTTCGGTGTGCAGGCAGATATTCAGCAAAACCACCGTTTGCATCTTTACAGATTCCAGTAAACATCCCTGGTGCAATAGTCCCTTTTGCAAAATTTTCGCAGTTTGCAGGCCTTCCAATCTTACAGGCATGGCATAGCGGGAGCTTTCGTACTACACAGGAAAGCATTGGA
The window above is part of the Spirochaetota bacterium genome. Proteins encoded here:
- a CDS encoding alcohol dehydrogenase catalytic domain-containing protein, producing the protein MKALQFNVTVPQWIALKAVGAFSKSVFYKSPIGTLKLVDIPKPKPMDKNWAIVKTTYCGFCGSDYNLIQLHDSPMASPFTSFPCVIGHEVCGTVEEPGATGFKRGQRVVINPMLSCVVRKLPLCHACKIGRPANCENFAKGTIAPGMFTGICKDANGGFAEYLPAHRTQLFAIPQNVSMKAAVLVEPFSVALQALYDNKPENTDTICIIGCGVIGLMLIRALRALNIKSTVAIIEPSAFHQEKAIEYGANVVLHNDTHVAQYTNAEXYKPMMGPSIMQGGFDKVFDTVGTSKTFSMALNITRAGGVVSLVGITAHLSFDPTPLWLKLITVKGVYGYGYIKEGGRQKHIFEKSLEFMKKIPDIESMVTHTFSIEQYKKMIEVNANKGAHKAIKTVVEFTD